The Nocardioides sp. S5 genome includes a window with the following:
- a CDS encoding SigB/SigF/SigG family RNA polymerase sigma factor produces the protein MTTFAIVPQHVEHHSPADPGTDASPARRTAAAVDLMRSATTAIERRRLVHELIEANVAVARSMAARYRNRGIDLDDLEQVALVGLTKAAQRFDPTAGHDFMAYAAPTIRGELRRHFRDAGWMIRVPRRLQELQARIATAEQDLLAALGRSPQPSEIAAHLGADLDDVVEALSADGCFRPTSIDTTAGDGDDTIASLIGWHDPGLTSVEARLVLDTAIAGLPERERRILHWRFVDERTQAEIADLLGLTQAQISRILARVLRQLRADLTEPAPAA, from the coding sequence GTGACCACCTTTGCGATCGTCCCCCAGCACGTCGAGCACCACTCCCCTGCCGACCCCGGCACGGACGCCTCCCCGGCCCGTCGTACAGCAGCTGCCGTCGACCTCATGCGATCGGCCACCACCGCCATCGAACGTCGGCGCCTGGTCCACGAGCTGATCGAGGCCAACGTCGCCGTGGCCCGCTCGATGGCAGCGCGCTACCGCAACCGCGGCATCGACCTCGACGACCTCGAGCAGGTCGCGCTCGTCGGGCTCACCAAGGCCGCCCAGCGCTTCGACCCTACGGCCGGGCACGACTTCATGGCCTACGCCGCCCCGACGATCCGGGGCGAGCTGCGCCGCCACTTCCGCGACGCGGGCTGGATGATCCGGGTGCCCCGACGGCTCCAGGAGCTGCAGGCGCGCATCGCCACCGCGGAGCAGGACCTGCTGGCAGCCCTGGGCCGCTCGCCGCAGCCCTCGGAGATCGCCGCACACCTCGGGGCAGACCTCGACGACGTGGTCGAGGCGCTCTCGGCGGACGGGTGCTTCCGGCCGACCTCGATCGACACCACCGCCGGCGACGGGGACGACACGATCGCGAGCCTGATCGGGTGGCACGACCCGGGTCTCACGTCCGTCGAGGCGAGGCTGGTGCTCGACACGGCGATCGCCGGCCTTCCGGAGCGTGAGCGCCGGATCCTGCACTGGCGCTTCGTCGACGAGCGCACCCAGGCAGAGATCGCCGACCTCCTGGGGCTCACGCAGGCGCAGATCTCACGGATCCTGGCGCGCGTGCTGCGCCAGCTGCGCGCGGACCTGACCGAGCCAGCACCGGCCGCCTGA